In Nomascus leucogenys isolate Asia chromosome 11, Asia_NLE_v1, whole genome shotgun sequence, the following proteins share a genomic window:
- the KRT5 gene encoding keratin, type II cytoskeletal 5 isoform X3 encodes MSRQSSVSFRSGGSRGFSTASAITPSVSRTSFTSVSRSGGGGGGGFGRVSLGGACGVGGYGFGGGAGSGFGFGGGAGGGFGLGGGAGFGGGFGGPGFPVCPPGGIQEVTVNQSLLTPLNLQIDPSIQRVRTEEREQIKTLNNKFASFIDKVRFLEQQNKVLDTKWTLLQEQGTKTVRQNLEPLFEQYINNLRRQLDSIVGERGRLDSELRNMQDLVEDFKNKYEDEINKRTTAENEFVMLKKDVDAAYMNKVELEAKVDALMDEINFMKMFFDAELSQMQTHVSDTSVVLSMDNNRNLDLDSIIAEVKAQYEEIANRSRTEAESWYQTKYEELQQTAGRHGDDLRNTKHEISEMNRMIQRLRAEIDNVKKQCANLQNAIADAEQRGELALKDARNKLAELEEALQKAKQDMARLLREYQELMNTKLALDVEIATYRKLLEGEECRLSGEGVGPVNISVVTSSVSSGYGGGSGYSSGLGGGLGGGLGGGLGGGLGGGGSGSYYSSSSGGVGLGSGLSVGGSGFSAGSGRGLGVGFGSGGGSSSSVKFVSTTSSSRKSFKS; translated from the exons ATGTCTCGCCAGTCAAGTGTGTCCTTCCGGAGTGGGGGCAGTCGTGGCTTCAGCACCGCCTCTGCCATCACCCCATCTGTCTCCCGCACCAGCTTCACCTCTGTGTCCCGGTCCGggggtggcggtggtggtggctTCGGCAGGGTCAGTCTTGGGGGTGCTTGTGGAGTGG GTGGCTATGGCTTTGGAGGTGGTGCCGGTAGTGGATTTGGTTTCGGCGGTGGAGCTGGCGGTGGCTTTGGGCTCGGTGGCGGAGCTGGCTTTGGAGGTGGCTTCGGTGGCCCTGGCTTTCCCGTCTGCCCTCCTGGAGGTATCCAAGAGGTCACCGTCAACCAGAGTCTCCTGACTCCCCTCAACCTGCAAATCGACCCCAGCATCCAGAGGGTGAGGACTGAGGAGCGTGAGCAGATCAAGACCCTCAACAATAAGTTCGCCTCCTTCATCGACAAG GTGCGGTTCCTGGAGCAGCAGAACAAGGTTCTGGACACCAAGTGGACCCTGCTGCAGGAGCAGGGCACCAAGACCGTGAGGCAGAACCTGGAGCCGTTGTTTGAGCAGTACATCAACAACCTCAGGAGGCAGCTGGACAGCATCGTGGGGGAACGGGGCCGCCTGGACTCGGAGCTGAGAAACATGCAGGACCTGGTGGAAGACTTCAAGAACAA GTATGAGGATGAAATCAACAAGCGTACCACTGCTGAGAATGAGTTTGTGATGCTGAAGAAG GATGTGGACGCTGCCTACATGAACaaggtggagctggaggccaaggTTGATGCACTGATGGATGAGATTAACTTCATGAAGATGTTCTTTGATGCG GAGCTGTCCCAGATGCAGACGCATGTCTCTGACACCTCAGTGGTCCTCTCCATGGACAACAACCGCAACCTGGACCTGGATAGCATCATCGCTGAGGTCAAGGCCCAGTATGAGGAGATCGCCAACCGCAGCCGGACCGAAGCCGAGTCCTGGTATCAGACCAAG TATGAGGAGCTGCAGCAGACAGCTGGCCGGCATGGTGATGACCTCCGCAACACCAAGCATGAGATCTCTGAGATGAACCGGATGATCCAGAGGCTGAGAGCCGAGATTGACAATGTCAAGAAACAG TGCGCCAATCTGCAGAACGCCATTGCGGATGCCGAGCAGCGTGGGGAGCTGGCCCTCAAGGATGCCAGGAACAAGCTGGCTGAGCTGGAGGAGGCCCTGCAGAAGGCCAAGCAGGACATGGCCCGGCTGCTGCGTGAGTACCAGGAGCTCATGAACACCAAGCTGGCCCTGGACGTGGAGATCGCTACTTACCGCAAGCTGCTGGAGGGCGAGGAGTGCAG ACTCAGTGGAGAAGGAGTTGGACCAGTCAACATCT CTGTTGTCACAAGCAGCGTCTCCTCTGGATATGGCGGCGGCAGCGGCTACAGCAGTGGCCTTGGTGGAGGTCTTGGTGGCGGCCTCGGTGGAGGTCTTGGCGGTGGTCTTGGCGGAGGTGGCAGTGGAAGCTACTACTCCAGCAGCAGTGGGGGTGTTGGCCTAGGCAGTGGGCTCAGTGTGGGGGGCTCTGGCTTCAGTGCAGGCAGCGGCCGAGGCCTGGGGGTGGGCTTTGGCAGTGGCGGGGGTAGCAGCTCCAGCGTCAAATTTGtctccaccacctcctcctcccggaAGAGCTTCAAGAGCTAA
- the KRT5 gene encoding keratin, type II cytoskeletal 5 isoform X1 yields MSRQSSVSFRSGGSRGFSTASAITPSVSRTSFTSVSRSGGGGGGGFGRVSLGGACGVGGYGSRSLYNLGGSKRISISTSGGSFRNRFAAGAGGGYGFGGGAGSGFGFGGGAGGGFGLGGGAGFGGGFGGPGFPVCPPGGIQEVTVNQSLLTPLNLQIDPSIQRVRTEEREQIKTLNNKFASFIDKVRFLEQQNKVLDTKWTLLQEQGTKTVRQNLEPLFEQYINNLRRQLDSIVGERGRLDSELRNMQDLVEDFKNKYEDEINKRTTAENEFVMLKKDVDAAYMNKVELEAKVDALMDEINFMKMFFDAELSQMQTHVSDTSVVLSMDNNRNLDLDSIIAEVKAQYEEIANRSRTEAESWYQTKYEELQQTAGRHGDDLRNTKHEISEMNRMIQRLRAEIDNVKKQCANLQNAIADAEQRGELALKDARNKLAELEEALQKAKQDMARLLREYQELMNTKLALDVEIATYRKLLEGEECRLSGEGVGPVNISVVTSSVSSGYGGGSGYSSGLGGGLGGGLGGGLGGGLGGGGSGSYYSSSSGGVGLGSGLSVGGSGFSAGSGRGLGVGFGSGGGSSSSVKFVSTTSSSRKSFKS; encoded by the exons ATGTCTCGCCAGTCAAGTGTGTCCTTCCGGAGTGGGGGCAGTCGTGGCTTCAGCACCGCCTCTGCCATCACCCCATCTGTCTCCCGCACCAGCTTCACCTCTGTGTCCCGGTCCGggggtggcggtggtggtggctTCGGCAGGGTCAGTCTTGGGGGTGCTTGTGGAGTGGGTGGCTATGGCAGCCGGAGCCTCTACAATCTGGGGGGCTCCAAGAGGATATCCATCAGCACTAGTGGTGGCAGCTTCAGGAACCGGTTTGCTGCTGGTGCTGGAGGTGGCTATGGCTTTGGAGGTGGTGCCGGTAGTGGATTTGGTTTCGGCGGTGGAGCTGGCGGTGGCTTTGGGCTCGGTGGCGGAGCTGGCTTTGGAGGTGGCTTCGGTGGCCCTGGCTTTCCCGTCTGCCCTCCTGGAGGTATCCAAGAGGTCACCGTCAACCAGAGTCTCCTGACTCCCCTCAACCTGCAAATCGACCCCAGCATCCAGAGGGTGAGGACTGAGGAGCGTGAGCAGATCAAGACCCTCAACAATAAGTTCGCCTCCTTCATCGACAAG GTGCGGTTCCTGGAGCAGCAGAACAAGGTTCTGGACACCAAGTGGACCCTGCTGCAGGAGCAGGGCACCAAGACCGTGAGGCAGAACCTGGAGCCGTTGTTTGAGCAGTACATCAACAACCTCAGGAGGCAGCTGGACAGCATCGTGGGGGAACGGGGCCGCCTGGACTCGGAGCTGAGAAACATGCAGGACCTGGTGGAAGACTTCAAGAACAA GTATGAGGATGAAATCAACAAGCGTACCACTGCTGAGAATGAGTTTGTGATGCTGAAGAAG GATGTGGACGCTGCCTACATGAACaaggtggagctggaggccaaggTTGATGCACTGATGGATGAGATTAACTTCATGAAGATGTTCTTTGATGCG GAGCTGTCCCAGATGCAGACGCATGTCTCTGACACCTCAGTGGTCCTCTCCATGGACAACAACCGCAACCTGGACCTGGATAGCATCATCGCTGAGGTCAAGGCCCAGTATGAGGAGATCGCCAACCGCAGCCGGACCGAAGCCGAGTCCTGGTATCAGACCAAG TATGAGGAGCTGCAGCAGACAGCTGGCCGGCATGGTGATGACCTCCGCAACACCAAGCATGAGATCTCTGAGATGAACCGGATGATCCAGAGGCTGAGAGCCGAGATTGACAATGTCAAGAAACAG TGCGCCAATCTGCAGAACGCCATTGCGGATGCCGAGCAGCGTGGGGAGCTGGCCCTCAAGGATGCCAGGAACAAGCTGGCTGAGCTGGAGGAGGCCCTGCAGAAGGCCAAGCAGGACATGGCCCGGCTGCTGCGTGAGTACCAGGAGCTCATGAACACCAAGCTGGCCCTGGACGTGGAGATCGCTACTTACCGCAAGCTGCTGGAGGGCGAGGAGTGCAG ACTCAGTGGAGAAGGAGTTGGACCAGTCAACATCT CTGTTGTCACAAGCAGCGTCTCCTCTGGATATGGCGGCGGCAGCGGCTACAGCAGTGGCCTTGGTGGAGGTCTTGGTGGCGGCCTCGGTGGAGGTCTTGGCGGTGGTCTTGGCGGAGGTGGCAGTGGAAGCTACTACTCCAGCAGCAGTGGGGGTGTTGGCCTAGGCAGTGGGCTCAGTGTGGGGGGCTCTGGCTTCAGTGCAGGCAGCGGCCGAGGCCTGGGGGTGGGCTTTGGCAGTGGCGGGGGTAGCAGCTCCAGCGTCAAATTTGtctccaccacctcctcctcccggaAGAGCTTCAAGAGCTAA
- the KRT5 gene encoding keratin, type II cytoskeletal 5 isoform X2: protein MSRQSSVSFRSGGSRGFSTASAITPSVSRTSFTSVSRSGGGGGGGFGRVSLGGACGVGGYGSRSLYNLGGGYGFGGGAGSGFGFGGGAGGGFGLGGGAGFGGGFGGPGFPVCPPGGIQEVTVNQSLLTPLNLQIDPSIQRVRTEEREQIKTLNNKFASFIDKVRFLEQQNKVLDTKWTLLQEQGTKTVRQNLEPLFEQYINNLRRQLDSIVGERGRLDSELRNMQDLVEDFKNKYEDEINKRTTAENEFVMLKKDVDAAYMNKVELEAKVDALMDEINFMKMFFDAELSQMQTHVSDTSVVLSMDNNRNLDLDSIIAEVKAQYEEIANRSRTEAESWYQTKYEELQQTAGRHGDDLRNTKHEISEMNRMIQRLRAEIDNVKKQCANLQNAIADAEQRGELALKDARNKLAELEEALQKAKQDMARLLREYQELMNTKLALDVEIATYRKLLEGEECRLSGEGVGPVNISVVTSSVSSGYGGGSGYSSGLGGGLGGGLGGGLGGGLGGGGSGSYYSSSSGGVGLGSGLSVGGSGFSAGSGRGLGVGFGSGGGSSSSVKFVSTTSSSRKSFKS, encoded by the exons ATGTCTCGCCAGTCAAGTGTGTCCTTCCGGAGTGGGGGCAGTCGTGGCTTCAGCACCGCCTCTGCCATCACCCCATCTGTCTCCCGCACCAGCTTCACCTCTGTGTCCCGGTCCGggggtggcggtggtggtggctTCGGCAGGGTCAGTCTTGGGGGTGCTTGTGGAGTGGGTGGCTATGGCAGCCGGAGCCTCTACAATCTGGGGG GTGGCTATGGCTTTGGAGGTGGTGCCGGTAGTGGATTTGGTTTCGGCGGTGGAGCTGGCGGTGGCTTTGGGCTCGGTGGCGGAGCTGGCTTTGGAGGTGGCTTCGGTGGCCCTGGCTTTCCCGTCTGCCCTCCTGGAGGTATCCAAGAGGTCACCGTCAACCAGAGTCTCCTGACTCCCCTCAACCTGCAAATCGACCCCAGCATCCAGAGGGTGAGGACTGAGGAGCGTGAGCAGATCAAGACCCTCAACAATAAGTTCGCCTCCTTCATCGACAAG GTGCGGTTCCTGGAGCAGCAGAACAAGGTTCTGGACACCAAGTGGACCCTGCTGCAGGAGCAGGGCACCAAGACCGTGAGGCAGAACCTGGAGCCGTTGTTTGAGCAGTACATCAACAACCTCAGGAGGCAGCTGGACAGCATCGTGGGGGAACGGGGCCGCCTGGACTCGGAGCTGAGAAACATGCAGGACCTGGTGGAAGACTTCAAGAACAA GTATGAGGATGAAATCAACAAGCGTACCACTGCTGAGAATGAGTTTGTGATGCTGAAGAAG GATGTGGACGCTGCCTACATGAACaaggtggagctggaggccaaggTTGATGCACTGATGGATGAGATTAACTTCATGAAGATGTTCTTTGATGCG GAGCTGTCCCAGATGCAGACGCATGTCTCTGACACCTCAGTGGTCCTCTCCATGGACAACAACCGCAACCTGGACCTGGATAGCATCATCGCTGAGGTCAAGGCCCAGTATGAGGAGATCGCCAACCGCAGCCGGACCGAAGCCGAGTCCTGGTATCAGACCAAG TATGAGGAGCTGCAGCAGACAGCTGGCCGGCATGGTGATGACCTCCGCAACACCAAGCATGAGATCTCTGAGATGAACCGGATGATCCAGAGGCTGAGAGCCGAGATTGACAATGTCAAGAAACAG TGCGCCAATCTGCAGAACGCCATTGCGGATGCCGAGCAGCGTGGGGAGCTGGCCCTCAAGGATGCCAGGAACAAGCTGGCTGAGCTGGAGGAGGCCCTGCAGAAGGCCAAGCAGGACATGGCCCGGCTGCTGCGTGAGTACCAGGAGCTCATGAACACCAAGCTGGCCCTGGACGTGGAGATCGCTACTTACCGCAAGCTGCTGGAGGGCGAGGAGTGCAG ACTCAGTGGAGAAGGAGTTGGACCAGTCAACATCT CTGTTGTCACAAGCAGCGTCTCCTCTGGATATGGCGGCGGCAGCGGCTACAGCAGTGGCCTTGGTGGAGGTCTTGGTGGCGGCCTCGGTGGAGGTCTTGGCGGTGGTCTTGGCGGAGGTGGCAGTGGAAGCTACTACTCCAGCAGCAGTGGGGGTGTTGGCCTAGGCAGTGGGCTCAGTGTGGGGGGCTCTGGCTTCAGTGCAGGCAGCGGCCGAGGCCTGGGGGTGGGCTTTGGCAGTGGCGGGGGTAGCAGCTCCAGCGTCAAATTTGtctccaccacctcctcctcccggaAGAGCTTCAAGAGCTAA